One Rhipicephalus microplus isolate Deutch F79 chromosome 4, USDA_Rmic, whole genome shotgun sequence genomic window carries:
- the LOC119172453 gene encoding uncharacterized protein LOC119172453 isoform X1: MASGVHVDQALAQIKQYIQELCEEFRTHEEPVNDDSTTLNKFCCELEQILQYGQKDKGLVLNVSKGYWGYFCRCLANEKNLKGYSALKYAKSLSELKTSLGRGRAVIRYCLGHQCLAETLQICTVDEKTTSDHYHTWSFVRQPDKLQSLLSSLYDLNAVVFDLAPSGNDLDASWPLFARKVFGETWPTLSRCSSISSMSSLNSVYSQMDLTCSLSSEEMRNAAPGSSAVQARSLLSTPSVDEAREDSQQRSEHESQPSMRKLKSRSLSPIVFKISSPEARSGVTAPVQMAASSQTEGCLTERLAEAEARALSCSEKLEKMAEEWGVKERAWLEKESRMQKELESLRASQSGETKCVQSTCKNCDELNASVERLSGEKDDLNIKNNFLARKLNEVLEKLEDSEESVEALKRSESDLQTRIEKLSFVNEGLKNLVDAVKDEATILRQQVIIMDKEIKSSHELLEQKKMQCKCLEDQMVKLRSKCCESINSSAIKDREIERLANLVRVARRKLFSKSTSTQQADTPLEESSKISVDNGMSDEVLLKILSSEETEDLLIPTKQATRSESSNCELFEHCLRYLGSAMLHHESLIDKANARVRDLISTSHSINLQLHVMQEVLSMQHLKEDGDLDERDVSVGKEAPGPSGELVPPRIEGCDFVTSLFETMCRNHSKMQSLMLSESQLEKELADCRELNKLLSAKVHEQERKLCGFVQELDRTKSLLAGMEDTHHKLQTAKAVMRYELQEKKHLLHNLRQQLESTRENCVRVMRSNAESEIEWRNLREEFQSRKKQDSQDSGVSDNGQSTREASPSTGEGSSEREDPESVEDDDRSDSLNVDEIPEEGGAQSIPDAVADIESKYRARSQRLEYLEQQCQILYNSLVRSSERSNILQRRLQSLLEAGAGNEPTAQAASTAHSASSIPLNSDSSEAREVLADEECDATSDSVSSFCGDECDGDLPEIRKRTLGTIVHRVKLERSQSEEVISNLRAKIASLEAANDKLHQQVATLAEEKAQRENEMRQRASGMLRTERSLKSVQMQEISRERGELLVRNKELEEQLEQKDLQLTRADQSRRQSLEKQQLLEKEVSSLTERLQDQAAANSHLYRNYVTQQAVIQEMRERLEDQERMITELELCVENLREDQVAEQTKFAQEIERLQLDMASREEECSILSDELKRLRVQADVDKEYGDQLKQQLDQSCAQVAWFEDQLAQLKVDTVELKKKIVKLVKEKDLLWKQNDSLQFLQKLQATDKWMDNNETDCCLQCSAVFTFTLRKHHCRLCGRIYCNNCCCNWLMTTASSRPARVCNACAFQHQQLERATRQPSICSNTSGESEEDDLGELAVKRKKEQSETDTTDSSNSSPDTFASSSPIQASAPRTEVKMTRNWSFPRLRRPQFLQSSSSFTDSGNSSAKQEFDIISDEEIARSLLACSPYNSSPRTTQDRALFHTGATRTLEEIAQCGPAGLRGEVWVNAGGRYSIPVVLTVPETALFWQFNCEPKSISFEMRYKPLNRDIDLEMMDVILPSVRVQADVQPVEGNLVVRNVGVYVLVFDNQHSKFMAKKVSYRLHLHKPCASDSDVSSV; encoded by the exons ATGGCATCTGGAGTACACGTAGACCAGGCCTTGGCCCAGATCAAGC agTACATTCAGGAGCTATGTGAAGAGTTCAGGACGCATGAGGAGCCGGTGAACGACGACAGCACCACGTTGAACAAGTTCTGCTGTGAGCTCGAACAGATACTGCAGTATGGTCAGAAAG ATAAGGGACTCGTTCTCAACGTCTCCAAGGGCTACTGGGGTTACTTCTGCCGCTGTCTGGCAAATGAAAAGAACTTGAAGGGCTACAGCGCGCTCAAGTACGCGAAGTCACTGTCAGAG CTCAAGACTTCATTGGGGAGAGGACGTGCTGTGATCCGTTACTGTCTCGGGCACCAGTGCCTCGCCGAAACGCTGCAGATCTGCACTGTTGATGAGAAGACTACAAG CGACCATTACCATACGTGGTCTTTCGTGCGGCAGCCGGACAAGCTGCAGTCTCTGTTGTCTTCCCTCTACGACCTGAACGCCGTCGTCTTCGACCTCGCTCCCAGTGGGAATGACCTGGACGCTTCGTGGCCGCTATTCGCGAG GAAAGTCTTCGGCGAGACCTGGCCTACGCTAAGTCGGTGCTCCAGCATCTCAAGCATGTCCAGTCTAAATAGCGTGTACTCCCAG ATGGATTTGACCTGCTCGCTTTCATCCGAGGAGATGCGAAACGCTGCACCAGGATCCTCTGCTGTTCAAGCTCGTTCGCTGCTGTCGACGCCCTCTGTGGACGAAGCCAGAGAAGACTCGCAACAGCGATCCGAACACGAGTCCCAGCCATCCATGAGGAAG CTGAAAAGCAGGTCTCTATCTCCAATTGTGTTCAAGATATCATCTCCAGAAGCTCGCAGTGGAGTGACTGCTCCAGTCCAGATGGCCGCTTCTTCGCAAACGGAGGGTTGTCTAACTGAAAGGTTAGCCGAAGCGGAAGCGAGAGCACTGTCATGCTCCGAGAAGCTGGAAAAAATGGCCGAGGAATGGGGCGTCAAAGAGCGCGCTTGGCTGGAAAAAGAATCGCGGATGCAGAAGGAACTAGAGTCGCTGAGAGCTTCTCAGTCCGGTGAAACCAAGTGTGTTCAAAGTACCTGTAAAAACTGTGATGAACTAAATGCGTCAGTGGAGCGACTAAGTGGAGAGAAGGATGATCTGAATATTAAAAATAATTTTCTTGCGCGGAAGTTGAACGAGGTATTGGAGAAGTTAGAGGATTCCGAAGAATCCGTCGAAGCTCTGAAACGTTCCGAATCAGATCTTCAGACGAGGATCGAGAAGCTCAGTTTCGTCAATGAGGGGCTGAAAAATCTCGTCGATGCTGTCAAGGACGAGGCCACGATTCTTCGACAGCAAGTCATCATCATGGACAAAGAGATCAAGAGCAGCCACGAGTTGTTGGAGCAGAAAAAGATGCAGTGCAAGTGTCTAGAAGACCAGATGGTCAAGCTGCGGTCAAAATGCTGCGAGAGCATCAATTCCAGTGCCATCAAAGACCGTGAAATTGAACGGCTCGCCAACCTAGTGCGCGTAGCTCGACGAAAGCTCTTCTCCAAGTCTACTTCTACACAGCAAGCAGACACTCCACTCGAAGAATCCTCCAAGATTTCCGTGGACAATGGTATGTCTGACGAAGTGCTGCTGAAAATACTGTCCTCCGAAGAAACGGAAGATTTGCTCATTCCAACGAAACAAGCAACGAGATCGGAGAGCTCAAACTGCGAACTCTTCGAACACTGCCTGAGGTACCTCGGATCAGCCATGTTGCACCACGAGTCCCTGATCGACAAGGCGAATGCCCGAGTTCGGGATCTCATTTCCACAAGCCACAGTATTAACCTTCAGCTGCATGTAATGCAAGAAGTGCTGAGCATGCAACATCTCAAGGAGGACGGGGATTTAGACGAAAGGGATGTTTCCGTGGGCAAGGAGGCCCCGGGGCCTTCGGGGGAGTTGGTGCCACCGCGAATAGAGGGTTGCGACTTTGTGACCTCGCTGTTCGAGACCATGTGCAGGAACCACTCCAAGATGCAGTCCCTAATGCTGTCCGaatctcagctcgagaaagagctTGCCGACTGCAGGGAACTTAACAAGCTGCTGTCGGCCAAAGTGCATGAGCAGGAGCGTAAGCTGTGTGGTTTCGTGCAGGAGCTCGACCGGACCAAGAGCCTCCTGGCGGGCATGGAGGACACTCACCACAAGCTTCAGACTGCCAAAGCCGTTATGAGGTACGAGCTCCAAGAGAAGAAACACCTTCTCCACAACCTGCGGCAGCAGTTGGAGAGCACGAGGGAGAACTGTGTCCGGGTGATGCGCTCCAACGCCGAGTCGGAAATTGAGTGGAGAAACCTTCGAGAAGAGTTCCAGAGCCGGAAGAAGCAGGACAGCCAGGACAGCGGCGTCTCAGACAACGGACAGAGCACGCGCGAGGCGTCGCCTTCGACTGGCGAGGGCTCCTCTGAGCGGGAAGATCCGGAGTCGGTCGAGGACGACGACCGTTCTGACTCGCTCAACGTGGACGAGATACCCGAAGAAGGGGGCGCCCAAAGCATTCCAGACGCGGTGGCCGACATTGAGAGCAAATACCGCGCGCGCTCTCAGCGACTCGAGTACCTGGAGCAGCAGTGCCAGATCCTGTACAATAGCCTGGTGCGCAGCAGCGAGCGTAGCAACATCCTGCAGCGCCGGCTGCAAAGCCTGCTGGAGGCTGGCGCTGGCAACGAACCAACCGCGCAAGCCGCTTCCACAGCGCACAGCGCGTCCAGCATTCCACTGAACTCAGACAGTTCCGAGGCACGCGAAGTTCTGGCGGATGAGGAGTGTGATGCCACGAGTGACAGTGTGTCTTCCTTCTGTGGCGACGAGTGCGACGGCGATTTGCCCGAGATCAGGAAGAGAACCCTGGGCACCATAGTGCACAGGGTGAAGCTCGAGAGGTCTCAGAGCGAGGAGGTCATCTCCAATTTGCGCGCTAAAATTGCAAGCCTGGAAGCGGCCAACGACAAACTGCACCAGCAGGTGGCCACTCTTGCTGAAGAAAAGGCGCAGCGGGAAAATGAAATGAG GCAAAGGGCGAGCGGGATGCTGCGTACGGAGCGCAGCTTGAAAAGCGTCCAGATGCAGGAGATCTCGCGCGAGCGTGGAGAACTGTTGGTCAGGAACAAGGAACTCGAAGAGCAGCTCGAGCAGAAGGACCTTCAGCTGACGCGAGCCGACCAAAGCCGCCGACAGAGCCTCGAGAAGCAGCAGCTACTCGAGAAGGAAGTCTCCTCACTCACCGAGAGGCTGCAAGACCAGGCGGCCGCCAACAGCCACCTGTACAGG AATTACGTGACCCAGCAGGCTGTGATCCAGGAAATGCGTGAACGGCTGGAGGATCAAGAGCGCATGATCACAGAGCTCGAACTGTGTGTTGAGAACCTCAGAGAGGATCAGGTGGCAGAGCAGACAAAGTTCGCGCAAGAG ATTGAAAGGCTTCAGCTGGATATGGCATCTAGAGAGGAAGAGTGCTCCATTCTCAGCGACGAACTAAAGAGA CTTCGTGTGCAAGCCGATGTTGACAAGGAGTACGGGGACCAGCTGAAGCAGCAGTTGGACCAGAGCTGCGCGCAAGTCGCATGGTTTGAAGACCAGCTAGCCCAGCTGAAGGTGGACACTGTGGAGCTCAAGAAGAAGATAGTCAAGCTGGTCAA AGAGAAGGACCTGCTGTGGAAGCAAAACGACAGTTTGCAGTTTCTGCAGAAGCTGCAAGCTACTGACAAGTGGATGGACAACAACGAAACAGATTGTTGCCTACAATGTTCCGCTGTCTTCACATTCACGTTGAGAAAG CACCACTGCAGGCTGTGCGGCCGCATCTACTGTAACAACTGCTGTTGCAATTGGCTCATGACAACCGCAAGCAG CCGTCCAGCAAGGGTGTGCAATGCCTGCGCATTTCAGCACCAGCAGCTTGAACGTGCCACCAGGCAACCTTCCATCTGCTCTAACACGTCCGGTGAGAGTGAAGAGGATGACCTCGGCGAGCTTGCAGTCAAGAGGAAGAAAGAACAGTCGGAAACTGACACAACCG actCTTCAAATAGCTCACCCGACACATTCGCCAGTTCGTCACCCATCCAGGCGTCGGCGCCCAGGACTGAGGTGAAGATGACTCGAAACTG GTCCTTCCCTAGACTGCGAAGGCCCCAGTTTCTGCAGAGCAGCAGCAGCTTCACCGACAGTGGCAACAGCTCGGCCAAGCAGGAGTTCGACATCATCAGCGACGAGGAGATCGCGCGCTCACTGCTCGCCTGCAGCCCCTACAACAGCTCGCCCAGGACGACACAGGATCGCGCGCTATTCCACACGGGCGCCACGCGTACTCTGGAAGAGATCGCCCAGTGCGGTCCGGCCGGTCTCCGTGGCGAAGTGTGGGTGAACGCTGGAGGACGCTACAGCATCCCCGTGGTCCTCACGGTGCCCGAGACGGCACTCTTCTGGCAGTTCAATTGCGAACCAAAG AGCATATCGTTTGAGATGCGGTACAAGCCTCTGAACAGGGATATCGATCTGGAGATGATGGACGTGATTCTACCCTCGGTGCGAGTGCAGGCCGACGTACAACCAGTCGAAGGAAACCTCGTCGTCAGGAACGTGGGCGTCTACGTCCTAGTATTCGACAACCAGCACTCCAA GTTCATGGCAAAGAAGGTGTCCTACAGACTGCACCTTCACAAGCCATGTGCTTCGGATAGTGATGTGAGCAGCGTGTAA
- the LOC119172453 gene encoding FYVE and coiled-coil domain-containing protein 1 isoform X2, whose protein sequence is MASGVHVDQALAQIKQYIQELCEEFRTHEEPVNDDSTTLNKFCCELEQILQYGQKDKGLVLNVSKGYWGYFCRCLANEKNLKGYSALKYAKSLSELKTSLGRGRAVIRYCLGHQCLAETLQICTVDEKTTSDHYHTWSFVRQPDKLQSLLSSLYDLNAVVFDLAPSGNDLDASWPLFARKVFGETWPTLSRCSSISSMSSLNSVYSQMDLTCSLSSEEMRNAAPGSSAVQARSLLSTPSVDEAREDSQQRSEHESQPSMRKLKSRSLSPIVFKISSPEARSGVTAPVQMAASSQTEGCLTERLAEAEARALSCSEKLEKMAEEWGVKERAWLEKESRMQKELESLRASQSGETKCVQSTCKNCDELNASVERLSGEKDDLNIKNNFLARKLNEVLEKLEDSEESVEALKRSESDLQTRIEKLSFVNEGLKNLVDAVKDEATILRQQVIIMDKEIKSSHELLEQKKMQCKCLEDQMVKLRSKCCESINSSAIKDREIERLANLVRVARRKLFSKSTSTQQADTPLEESSKISVDNGMSDEVLLKILSSEETEDLLIPTKQATRSESSNCELFEHCLRYLGSAMLHHESLIDKANARVRDLISTSHSINLQLHVMQEVLSMQHLKEDGDLDERDVSVGKEAPGPSGELVPPRIEGCDFVTSLFETMCRNHSKMQSLMLSESQLEKELADCRELNKLLSAKVHEQERKLCGFVQELDRTKSLLAGMEDTHHKLQTAKAVMRYELQEKKHLLHNLRQQLESTRENCVRVMRSNAESEIEWRNLREEFQSRKKQDSQDSGVSDNGQSTREASPSTGEGSSEREDPESVEDDDRSDSLNVDEIPEEGGAQSIPDAVADIESKYRARSQRLEYLEQQCQILYNSLVRSSERSNILQRRLQSLLEAGAGNEPTAQAASTAHSASSIPLNSDSSEAREVLADEECDATSDSVSSFCGDECDGDLPEIRKRTLGTIVHRVKLERSQSEEVISNLRAKIASLEAANDKLHQQVATLAEEKAQRENEMRQRASGMLRTERSLKSVQMQEISRERGELLVRNKELEEQLEQKDLQLTRADQSRRQSLEKQQLLEKEVSSLTERLQDQAAANSHLYRIERLQLDMASREEECSILSDELKRLRVQADVDKEYGDQLKQQLDQSCAQVAWFEDQLAQLKVDTVELKKKIVKLVKEKDLLWKQNDSLQFLQKLQATDKWMDNNETDCCLQCSAVFTFTLRKHHCRLCGRIYCNNCCCNWLMTTASSRPARVCNACAFQHQQLERATRQPSICSNTSGESEEDDLGELAVKRKKEQSETDTTDSSNSSPDTFASSSPIQASAPRTEVKMTRNWSFPRLRRPQFLQSSSSFTDSGNSSAKQEFDIISDEEIARSLLACSPYNSSPRTTQDRALFHTGATRTLEEIAQCGPAGLRGEVWVNAGGRYSIPVVLTVPETALFWQFNCEPKSISFEMRYKPLNRDIDLEMMDVILPSVRVQADVQPVEGNLVVRNVGVYVLVFDNQHSKFMAKKVSYRLHLHKPCASDSDVSSV, encoded by the exons ATGGCATCTGGAGTACACGTAGACCAGGCCTTGGCCCAGATCAAGC agTACATTCAGGAGCTATGTGAAGAGTTCAGGACGCATGAGGAGCCGGTGAACGACGACAGCACCACGTTGAACAAGTTCTGCTGTGAGCTCGAACAGATACTGCAGTATGGTCAGAAAG ATAAGGGACTCGTTCTCAACGTCTCCAAGGGCTACTGGGGTTACTTCTGCCGCTGTCTGGCAAATGAAAAGAACTTGAAGGGCTACAGCGCGCTCAAGTACGCGAAGTCACTGTCAGAG CTCAAGACTTCATTGGGGAGAGGACGTGCTGTGATCCGTTACTGTCTCGGGCACCAGTGCCTCGCCGAAACGCTGCAGATCTGCACTGTTGATGAGAAGACTACAAG CGACCATTACCATACGTGGTCTTTCGTGCGGCAGCCGGACAAGCTGCAGTCTCTGTTGTCTTCCCTCTACGACCTGAACGCCGTCGTCTTCGACCTCGCTCCCAGTGGGAATGACCTGGACGCTTCGTGGCCGCTATTCGCGAG GAAAGTCTTCGGCGAGACCTGGCCTACGCTAAGTCGGTGCTCCAGCATCTCAAGCATGTCCAGTCTAAATAGCGTGTACTCCCAG ATGGATTTGACCTGCTCGCTTTCATCCGAGGAGATGCGAAACGCTGCACCAGGATCCTCTGCTGTTCAAGCTCGTTCGCTGCTGTCGACGCCCTCTGTGGACGAAGCCAGAGAAGACTCGCAACAGCGATCCGAACACGAGTCCCAGCCATCCATGAGGAAG CTGAAAAGCAGGTCTCTATCTCCAATTGTGTTCAAGATATCATCTCCAGAAGCTCGCAGTGGAGTGACTGCTCCAGTCCAGATGGCCGCTTCTTCGCAAACGGAGGGTTGTCTAACTGAAAGGTTAGCCGAAGCGGAAGCGAGAGCACTGTCATGCTCCGAGAAGCTGGAAAAAATGGCCGAGGAATGGGGCGTCAAAGAGCGCGCTTGGCTGGAAAAAGAATCGCGGATGCAGAAGGAACTAGAGTCGCTGAGAGCTTCTCAGTCCGGTGAAACCAAGTGTGTTCAAAGTACCTGTAAAAACTGTGATGAACTAAATGCGTCAGTGGAGCGACTAAGTGGAGAGAAGGATGATCTGAATATTAAAAATAATTTTCTTGCGCGGAAGTTGAACGAGGTATTGGAGAAGTTAGAGGATTCCGAAGAATCCGTCGAAGCTCTGAAACGTTCCGAATCAGATCTTCAGACGAGGATCGAGAAGCTCAGTTTCGTCAATGAGGGGCTGAAAAATCTCGTCGATGCTGTCAAGGACGAGGCCACGATTCTTCGACAGCAAGTCATCATCATGGACAAAGAGATCAAGAGCAGCCACGAGTTGTTGGAGCAGAAAAAGATGCAGTGCAAGTGTCTAGAAGACCAGATGGTCAAGCTGCGGTCAAAATGCTGCGAGAGCATCAATTCCAGTGCCATCAAAGACCGTGAAATTGAACGGCTCGCCAACCTAGTGCGCGTAGCTCGACGAAAGCTCTTCTCCAAGTCTACTTCTACACAGCAAGCAGACACTCCACTCGAAGAATCCTCCAAGATTTCCGTGGACAATGGTATGTCTGACGAAGTGCTGCTGAAAATACTGTCCTCCGAAGAAACGGAAGATTTGCTCATTCCAACGAAACAAGCAACGAGATCGGAGAGCTCAAACTGCGAACTCTTCGAACACTGCCTGAGGTACCTCGGATCAGCCATGTTGCACCACGAGTCCCTGATCGACAAGGCGAATGCCCGAGTTCGGGATCTCATTTCCACAAGCCACAGTATTAACCTTCAGCTGCATGTAATGCAAGAAGTGCTGAGCATGCAACATCTCAAGGAGGACGGGGATTTAGACGAAAGGGATGTTTCCGTGGGCAAGGAGGCCCCGGGGCCTTCGGGGGAGTTGGTGCCACCGCGAATAGAGGGTTGCGACTTTGTGACCTCGCTGTTCGAGACCATGTGCAGGAACCACTCCAAGATGCAGTCCCTAATGCTGTCCGaatctcagctcgagaaagagctTGCCGACTGCAGGGAACTTAACAAGCTGCTGTCGGCCAAAGTGCATGAGCAGGAGCGTAAGCTGTGTGGTTTCGTGCAGGAGCTCGACCGGACCAAGAGCCTCCTGGCGGGCATGGAGGACACTCACCACAAGCTTCAGACTGCCAAAGCCGTTATGAGGTACGAGCTCCAAGAGAAGAAACACCTTCTCCACAACCTGCGGCAGCAGTTGGAGAGCACGAGGGAGAACTGTGTCCGGGTGATGCGCTCCAACGCCGAGTCGGAAATTGAGTGGAGAAACCTTCGAGAAGAGTTCCAGAGCCGGAAGAAGCAGGACAGCCAGGACAGCGGCGTCTCAGACAACGGACAGAGCACGCGCGAGGCGTCGCCTTCGACTGGCGAGGGCTCCTCTGAGCGGGAAGATCCGGAGTCGGTCGAGGACGACGACCGTTCTGACTCGCTCAACGTGGACGAGATACCCGAAGAAGGGGGCGCCCAAAGCATTCCAGACGCGGTGGCCGACATTGAGAGCAAATACCGCGCGCGCTCTCAGCGACTCGAGTACCTGGAGCAGCAGTGCCAGATCCTGTACAATAGCCTGGTGCGCAGCAGCGAGCGTAGCAACATCCTGCAGCGCCGGCTGCAAAGCCTGCTGGAGGCTGGCGCTGGCAACGAACCAACCGCGCAAGCCGCTTCCACAGCGCACAGCGCGTCCAGCATTCCACTGAACTCAGACAGTTCCGAGGCACGCGAAGTTCTGGCGGATGAGGAGTGTGATGCCACGAGTGACAGTGTGTCTTCCTTCTGTGGCGACGAGTGCGACGGCGATTTGCCCGAGATCAGGAAGAGAACCCTGGGCACCATAGTGCACAGGGTGAAGCTCGAGAGGTCTCAGAGCGAGGAGGTCATCTCCAATTTGCGCGCTAAAATTGCAAGCCTGGAAGCGGCCAACGACAAACTGCACCAGCAGGTGGCCACTCTTGCTGAAGAAAAGGCGCAGCGGGAAAATGAAATGAG GCAAAGGGCGAGCGGGATGCTGCGTACGGAGCGCAGCTTGAAAAGCGTCCAGATGCAGGAGATCTCGCGCGAGCGTGGAGAACTGTTGGTCAGGAACAAGGAACTCGAAGAGCAGCTCGAGCAGAAGGACCTTCAGCTGACGCGAGCCGACCAAAGCCGCCGACAGAGCCTCGAGAAGCAGCAGCTACTCGAGAAGGAAGTCTCCTCACTCACCGAGAGGCTGCAAGACCAGGCGGCCGCCAACAGCCACCTGTACAGG ATTGAAAGGCTTCAGCTGGATATGGCATCTAGAGAGGAAGAGTGCTCCATTCTCAGCGACGAACTAAAGAGA CTTCGTGTGCAAGCCGATGTTGACAAGGAGTACGGGGACCAGCTGAAGCAGCAGTTGGACCAGAGCTGCGCGCAAGTCGCATGGTTTGAAGACCAGCTAGCCCAGCTGAAGGTGGACACTGTGGAGCTCAAGAAGAAGATAGTCAAGCTGGTCAA AGAGAAGGACCTGCTGTGGAAGCAAAACGACAGTTTGCAGTTTCTGCAGAAGCTGCAAGCTACTGACAAGTGGATGGACAACAACGAAACAGATTGTTGCCTACAATGTTCCGCTGTCTTCACATTCACGTTGAGAAAG CACCACTGCAGGCTGTGCGGCCGCATCTACTGTAACAACTGCTGTTGCAATTGGCTCATGACAACCGCAAGCAG CCGTCCAGCAAGGGTGTGCAATGCCTGCGCATTTCAGCACCAGCAGCTTGAACGTGCCACCAGGCAACCTTCCATCTGCTCTAACACGTCCGGTGAGAGTGAAGAGGATGACCTCGGCGAGCTTGCAGTCAAGAGGAAGAAAGAACAGTCGGAAACTGACACAACCG actCTTCAAATAGCTCACCCGACACATTCGCCAGTTCGTCACCCATCCAGGCGTCGGCGCCCAGGACTGAGGTGAAGATGACTCGAAACTG GTCCTTCCCTAGACTGCGAAGGCCCCAGTTTCTGCAGAGCAGCAGCAGCTTCACCGACAGTGGCAACAGCTCGGCCAAGCAGGAGTTCGACATCATCAGCGACGAGGAGATCGCGCGCTCACTGCTCGCCTGCAGCCCCTACAACAGCTCGCCCAGGACGACACAGGATCGCGCGCTATTCCACACGGGCGCCACGCGTACTCTGGAAGAGATCGCCCAGTGCGGTCCGGCCGGTCTCCGTGGCGAAGTGTGGGTGAACGCTGGAGGACGCTACAGCATCCCCGTGGTCCTCACGGTGCCCGAGACGGCACTCTTCTGGCAGTTCAATTGCGAACCAAAG AGCATATCGTTTGAGATGCGGTACAAGCCTCTGAACAGGGATATCGATCTGGAGATGATGGACGTGATTCTACCCTCGGTGCGAGTGCAGGCCGACGTACAACCAGTCGAAGGAAACCTCGTCGTCAGGAACGTGGGCGTCTACGTCCTAGTATTCGACAACCAGCACTCCAA GTTCATGGCAAAGAAGGTGTCCTACAGACTGCACCTTCACAAGCCATGTGCTTCGGATAGTGATGTGAGCAGCGTGTAA